Below is a window of Syngnathus typhle isolate RoL2023-S1 ecotype Sweden linkage group LG12, RoL_Styp_1.0, whole genome shotgun sequence DNA.
GCGACATTAGCAGCAAAGGCTTTCTTTTGGAAAAGCCGAGCGGAGCGGCCTCGGAGGAAAGCGCGCGAGCCGGTCCGTGAGCAAGCCATGCTCGGCGCATTTTGCCACCTGGTGGCGCCCTCACCGCTACTACTTACTCTGAGGGAGCGAGGCGGCTCGCCATTGGCCCGGCTGGACGAGTACAAGTTGACGTACTCGCCCTCCCCGCCCTCGTCATTTGCGCTCTCGCTCTAcgggaagggggaaaaaaccgAGACGTGAGGCAGCGTGAAAGGGccgtgagggagggaggggcgggcgGGGAACCTGGCTCAGCATCATCACGACCAGCAGGTGCCACGAGAGTTCATGCAGAGTCACAAGTCATGCTCCCCTGAGATCTTTGATGGATGGGCAGGCTGTGTTAAGATGATCACGAGCAAGATTCCAGCGGGTCAACCGGTCATCgccaattacttttttttttttcccctgccctCCTTTTACTTCTACGTAAGAATGGAACAAGCCCGTCCCGCCCGTTCAATGTCCACAACAACGCGTTCGACATCCGTGCTCACCGCCTGGAGCGAGTCACCGAGGAACGACTCGGAGGGAGGCCGGGCCGCCGTCgccgaggcggacggggagccCGCGGGCCCGGGTCCTCCCCCCCTGCCGTCGGGAACGATGGCGCTGGTCAAGGCGGCCTGGTCCACGCTCTGCGGCCAGGGGGGTCGGCGGAAAGCGCGGAAGCAAGAGGAGGagaagcaagaagaaaacaaagagcCAAAAAGATCAGGTCGCTTTAAGGAGGAAACAGAAGCGAGCGCCACAGGCGGAGGAACGGCTTGGACCCGGACGAGAACGCAAACGGATCGCACAGCAATGACGACGGACAAGACAAACATCTCCTCAAGCGGCAGCTCAGCTTTAGCGGACAGGGCCTTCAAATTCCAACTTGCGATTCGCCAGTGTCGTCAGCAGGGGGTGCTGCGGGCTTCAAcgcctttgtgtgtgttggcaAAGGTCAACTGCAATTTGACGATCCCAATGATTACGGACGTTTTGGTGCTTTCTCATGCAAAGGCATAAAGAAAGTGACGCTGTACCTTTAAGAGCCAATGTGTGCGCGCTCAAAACGAAAATGACGTCTGTCTACTCGCACAAGCGCAAACCTGTGTGAACGTGTTGCACATACCGGCTGTGTTTCAACACATACCAGCACGCACAcaggcagacacacacaaatgcacagagACAGGCGTGCAGAAATATTCTTGGGAAAATGCTGCTCTGCTCTTTGGACTAGCTCGAGATGAAACGTGAACCGACGCTACTTGGAGGTAACACAGAGCGGCAACACATACGCAATCCGAAAAAAAACTGGCGGGTCACTCCAAATGATGTCATGAGACACGCCCACACGGGAAGAACCCGGCCAACTGACTCACGTTGAGCACCTTCCCCTGACATGTCCGCGCTGAGGGCCAAACATCACGCCTCCCCTCCGGGGGTGCGAGGAATGCAAACATTCCGCACAAACACGCAAAGAAAGGGGGGTTGGAGCACCGAGGGAGAAAAGAAGCCACGTGGAAAGATGAGCAAAAGCGAGAGGAATGTGTTTTCCATCTGCTGCGGCATGGACGCACACGCGGGAGAAAATCGGACGCTGGGGGGgtcgacttaaaaaaaaaaaaaattaaaaaagacgcTCCTCAAAGTTGTAGCGCGCAGGCACTCACCGTGGGCGTGGTCACGGCAGCTTGGCCAATCAGGTGGCAGTTAGAGACGGACATGCTGAGGCCCAGCGCAGAGCCCGCCTCCTCCGAGGCCGCCGCGGACGGCTGGAGGTGGCAGGagagcgaggaagaggaggaggaagagggggaggaggagtgcGAGGCCTGGAGAAAGCAGAAAGTCCGCACAAGGCACAAGGGAGCCAGAGATGAGGGGAGGACAACGTTGATTAAACGAGTGAAGCCATTAGTAGTAGAAATCAAGTAAGCGGGGAGGAAAATGAACGAGTGAAGCGGGTTTTTTTTCGCTGGCgctgttcaaaaaaaaatccatatttagTGATGAGGGACCGGTTGACTGATTCCAACGTGTCACTGGGTTCATCTCGCCATTTTGCCGTTTACGGTGACGCTGGAGCGAAGCGGCGGGCGGCTTTAAGAGCCTTACGGAATTGAGGCCAACTGCACGAAAGCACTTTCCGAACACGGTCAATATGATCCCGTTCgctttgcttttttctttttttttttctctctctttctccctctcccgACACGCGCGCACAGCGGCGGCAGAAACGACTTTTGTTTCTTGCCAAAGCCGCGCAAAGTCGCCAAAGCATGTAAAGTTGAAGCACGGGCTTACGGCCGAGGCAATCAGATTAGCAGTCCAGATAAGATGGACATCCACTTGCACCAATCTTTCTCTCTTTGCGATGGCGTGCCGTACAGTCATTTGAAAGTGGAGTCTTCTGCCAGTTGTGTCAAATTGATTAAGACGTTATGTCCCGATGCTGGTTGCACGATGTGCTACTGGATCAGGCGagtaaggaggaggagggaagggaagagaaagagaaaaaagtgACAACGAAGCGCTTCCTCTTTTCTCCACTGTCGCTCAGCTCGAGACGAGCCCGACTGGAGCGCCTGATAAAGTCTTATCTCCCAACGACACCATCCATGCGCAGATGTTTGCTTTCAGTCGCGTGAACGGCGATAAGGAGGCAAAGCGTCAGAGGAGCCGACCGGACGGGGGAGCGGCTTCCGACAAAAGCGGATAACGACTTTGCACCGCCGACGTTCTTTCGACACCTGCCGCCATCACGCTATTGCGTGTGGAGCACATCCCCGGGAAACAGGCTTTTCGTGGAAACCAAGGACCCCCTTTCGTTTTTGGACTTGCGAGTCCCGACCCACAATAAAAGGCCCTCTTACCAGTTGTCGTTGCTTGGGCGGCAGGGCGGGCGGCAGGAGCGGCTCGTGGACCGAGTCGGTGCTGCTGAAAGAGTCGTTGAAGCCGTAGACCTCCTGGAAGCGCTTGTTGCGCTGCTCGTAGATGCTCTCGCTCTGCGGCATCTGGTAGAAGACCGACGGCTGCGGCTCAGAGTAGTCCTCCACGAACTGCATGTACTGCAGGACTGGGCAGACAGAGCGCACAAAGGCGTGAGTGAGCAAGAGCACATTTATTTGGATGGAATGAgttgagaagtgaaatgcaaTATTCCTCAAGCCATTCCAAAAGATTTGAAACATCTTGTCTTCTTTTGGCCCTCCTACAGCGAGAAGAATGCATGGAATGACCTCAATGCGCAGGAAGTGATGTCAAGGGCGTGTCAGGAAATGAGCCCTGCGCTACGCTGCCCTGCCCTGCGCAGCTGGCGCCATTGTAGTACATCCTGCTATTCTCTTCCTGTCCGAATATTTCCTCGTCACCGTCTACGCCTCGGCCCCTTCCCAAATTGCTCCGGGTCACGCTCTCAAgttgttcttttcattttccaaaTATGAAAAAGTCATCCATCCCCTTTCCCCAGATACTCACtgtgtttgcttttcttttccggcagcggcggcgggctAGCGCCCATGTCGGCGTTGTCGCCGCAAATGTACTGGGCCACAAAGACGCCGCCGTTGGTCTGCGGCATGGGCGAGATGGGCGTGAAAAGCGGGAAGGGCGGCGGCTCCTCCTCCGACAGGTTGTCGTACTGGGAGGGGTAGCGCTCGTACACCTTGCAGCCGCCGTCGGGGAAGGGCGGCGTCTGCGTGCTGCGCCGCTTCTTCTGGGGCAGAGCGGGCGGCGCGCTGATGCGCGCCAGCGGGTTGCCGTGGCCGGGCTGCGGCGTCCAGTACTCGGGCGCATGCTGGGGGGGAGGCGCGCTGAAGCGGGGGTGCGCCGGATGCTGCCCGGGGACGGGCGAGGACGACTCGCTGTGCGACTCGGGCAGCGGGCTGAGGCAGCCGCCCGCCGGCACGGGCGGCAGGCCGTCCCCCACCGACAGGTCCTGGTGGAGGAAGTCGTAGTCGTGGTCGTAGTTGTCCGTGTTGTCTGAAAAGAGAAAGGACGGCGGTCGGTCGGCGCCGAGAATTCGGAGCGCGGCGGAGCCTTACCGAGCGTCTCGCAGCTGGTGTTGCGGGAGCACTGGCCGCTGTCCTGCTCCACGGAGGAGAGCTGCTCGTCCGACTTGCTGAGCTTGCCCATGCTGCTGCAGGGAGACAGGCGAGGCGAGTCGCCCCCGTACGACTGGCTGCCCCCCGAGAAGCGCCGCTGCAGGAACTCCTGCTCGTGGTCGTGCTGTCGGGACGAGACCAACGGTTGAACTTTCCGCTCCGTTCAAACGCGCGCGTCTCCGACGGACCTGTCTGTGGACGCCGCAGGGCAAGCTGGATCCCCGGCTCATGGGGGCCACCACGGCCACGCGCGTGGGCGACGGCGCCGACTGCCGCTTCTTAGGCGGGAGGGCCGGCGGAGGGCTGTTGGCGGAAGGAAATCGGTGAGGAGGACAGCGAAGCCACACCGTCAAAGCGCACGCCCGCAAACAGCACACGGTGGAACCTCGGTACCGCCTTGGTTAAGCCAAAATAGATATTTTGTCTGGATATGAAATTTTTCAGTCCCCTTCAACGGGAAACCGACTAAGCTCGGAAACGGAGGTTCCACTGCACGTGGTCCTCGCGCAAGTTAGCCGCTGGCGCCTTGCGCTCTTCACGGCGACATGAGTTAGGTGGACGCCAGCAGAAGGCCGCGTGCGTGTAATATGGAGGGGGGACACTGCAACGGGTCAGCCGCACACATTCATGCGTTTCGGTGGGGCGGGGGATTCGCAGGACTGCCCGAAACAGGAAAATAAGGAATACAAAAGAAAACGCTGGACGGAATGAAACCATGCAGGTCATCCAATCCAGAGGCTTGATGAGGGGGGGAGATGTTCTAAATGCTCACATTGGGCTAACATACTTCTCCTTGGGAGTGGGCTTCCTTTGGCCAGCGTCACAACTCAACTGTGCTCTGTGCCCAGAACCCACAAAGGAGACAAAAGGATGAAACAGGTTGAGAGGaagagagaaggaaaaaaaaaaaaagaaaaaaaaaagtcctgcgTAAGTAGAGGTTGGCTGGAGCATTTCACAAAAGTCCTCTGGACATTTGAACTTGGTTCAGGGAGACAACAAAAGGTGCACCTGAGCTCCGCCATCTTGGCTTCGGGAAGCGGAGGTTTGGGCGGGGCCACGTCCTCGTCGGCCGCGTCCGAGGGGGCCTCGGCGGGACCCGCCGTCGGGGCCGCTTTTGCCGCCGTCTCCGCCTCTATCGACTCCGAAGGAACGCCGCTGCCGTGGGAAAGGAGGACAAAAATAGAACGGAATAGTCCAAAATGTACGCAAAGATCCGCACCATCAAAAGATGTGGTGAGCTCACCTCTCGGCCGCGCTGACGGGCAGTGTGGCTTTGTTGGGGTTGGTGGGCGAGGGCTGCTCTTGTTTCTCGATGGTCAGCCTCACCAGCTCCTGTTGCCGCAGCGACCCGCATTTGAAACGCCGACCTCGCGCTCAGACGCGTCGGGCCCGGCTCGTCTTACCTTCACGCCGTCCAGTACGGCTTTGATGACGTTGGTGACCGACGTCACGTTCTCCTTGTCGTCCAGGTCGATGCCTTCCAGCATCACGTGGTCGGCCCAGCGGATGAGGTTGGCCAGGCTCTGGTACACGCGGTTGTGGCACGACGACAAGGCCGAACTGCGGAGAGCGGGCAGATGGAAGGAAAGTTGCGCTAGAAGCGTTCAAGTTTGACAAAGAACAAACATGACCCATTCAAGGATTCATTACGACACTTGCGAAAAACATCAAATGGGTTTGAAGGACGCAGCCGTTGACGTGCCAGACGGAGTGCGTCATCGCGCACTTCCGAGATTCGAATCGGCTTCATCAGTCCCGACGAGTCTCGACATGCACGCATTCTTGCAGTCCGGCGGCAACGAGTTAGTCACCTGTGCTGTATGCGGGCCTCCCCCTGAACCAGAGGTAAGATGGCCTCCAGCACCTTGCTGGCCGAGCCAGGGAGCATCTCCAGcaccttcttcttctccacCACCATCTTGTCCACGATGGTCTTGAAGTAGCGGAGGGCGCTGACCACCTCTTTCTCCTGCTCCTCCAGTCGACTCACCTTCTGGATTGGCGTGGACAAAACGTGAGACGGGGGAAATGCGTGCAAATGGCAAGTGCACGCTTTACCTTGTTGACGGGCTTTTCGGCGCTCTTGGCGGCGGGCTCGGGCTGCAGCTGCTTGCCTTTCTTGGATGGCGTCCTCTTGATCTTGGGAGAATGGAACTTGTCCATCAGCTTCATGGTAAATGAGGACAGGTGGGACCGCTGCGAGTCTACAGGAAGAAACCTCTTGGTCAGAAAACTTTCTTCTAGTCAAACCCTCGTCCTCGTTTGGTACCGACTGTGTTTGTACAGACCCGGAAAAAAAGTCACGAGGCTCGCAAACATCTCGTCTTTCGTAACGTGTGGCCTTTACGGCAACAGTGGTGGAAACTTTTCGTGCTAACTAGATTTCGAGATCCGCTCACACTGGACCCCTTTGTTCACTCCAAAGTTTAAAGAGGCCCTGGAGGACCACGTTTCACCGCctgattgattttcatgttgtatcatttgtgccctctctgcatccatttcaacctggtgatcctgaaagggggatccttccatctgtggtcccttctcaaggtttctcattttccccctgctaggggtttttaagtttttccttgcccttttgggagcttaagatcaggggatgctttgagaataattgtcaatttctgtctatgtgaagccctttgagactgcttgtgatttagggctatacaaataaacttgacttgaaactTGACTTGGCCCGGCAGTGAGTGACATCAGCGCTGAGTCATAATCGATGCGCCGCTTCCGCCCGCCGTGCATCGGCGGGATTTACAAGTGGAGCGTACCCGGCCCACCAAAGTCACGCTAGCGCCGTTAGCATGCACACGGCAAGCGGGCTACCTCAGTGGCATTGAGGTCATCGACTAGAACTTGTCTGGCGCTCAGTTTAAAGCGCGGCGCACCGAGCATAGCGAACCGCGGTGTCATaacatttcttttctcctttatATTCTGCCGAGCTTTCACAGCCCAGTAGAAATCTTTGTAGTCATTGTCGTCATagtgatgatttatttatttatttttttactactCTGAGCAAAGACTGGAAATAGTCTCGTTAGTATGAAACAGAACCGGAAGAAGCCCGATTGCTGTGCACGTCATCACTCAAACCTGTTCCTGATTCTCACTGTGGCCAGCTATCACTTCTGCTATTGGACATTTGTGAATGTTATTTTTAATGGAGTTGAACCGACACGCTTCCGTGTTGAGAGCTTGGTCTGCTGGCCTTCTGCTTTTATGGTTTTTTTCAGACCGTTAAATCATGCAAGTCACCCAAAATGTCTCATTTGCATCGCTTGTTTTGTTTCTCACAAGAACAGGAAGGAGAAGCGATGATGAACTTCCTTGCATCTTTgaccaaaaacaaatcaaaacaagcGACAGGTGACGTCTGAGCTTGGGacaggcccggcccggcccgctcTGGTGTGTGTCCAGGTGCGTTTTCAGGCCTCGCTGTCATCAGCCTTGATGGGTGCGAGCGAGGGGATGCGCTCAAGGTTACGCACACAGCTTGGTTTtcacaccccctccctcccagtTCCCGTCCATGCGCTGAAAGTGTGCACGTGTGCGTCACaaaggtcggtcggtcggccggcATAGCAGCTGGCGAGGTGAGGTGCGCAGTGCGTCGGAAAGAAAACGTCACAAGCCAATAGAAGAATCCAAAATGGCCGTTTCGGTTCAGAAAAGTTGTCAACGTCGGGCGGGTGACCCGTTTTGCGTCGTGGCTAATCGCCGGGACACGGCGCCAGGACGGAATTTGGAGCGAGACCCGAGCGCCTGAGCGGATGCAAACAGCAAGGTGGCGAAATTCAACAGGAAACGCTCGAGTGCAAAGTCAatcatttattgcctccttgGTGGAGCGTTGAAGGGTCACCgctgggcgggcgggcgggcctcGGGTTGGAGCCAGGCCCTGCTTGATGCTACATTCAAACACAGGAGTGGTGGAGATAAAAGATGACGAGTCCCAGAGAggaagtgaccaaaaaaaaaaaggtttgacaTGACGGAGCCCTCGGACATCGGTGATGAGCAAGGCGGACGCCCCCGTTATGTTGTGTCGCTGTTTACAAAGTGTTGCTATGGCGACGGCGCGTTTGCCTCTCTCTCCGGCTTTCCCCAGCTGCTGGACGTGAACTCTGGCGACCGCCCAATCACTCCGCCGTCATGGCCGCGTGGCCACGCCGATACCGATTGTTGCGTCACACAAAGTGTCCTTTCAGTGTGAAATGATATTACATCGCGGAGAAAAGACCACTTCATCCCGGTTCTGACAAAACGCTCCATTCACCAGGTCGGAGGCAGTACCTGAGTTGAGTACGGATGCGTTTacagccccccccccgccccctccggcTTGAACGGCGCGTCTGTTTCAGGTCAACGGCGCCAAAGCTCCTTCTCTGTGCAAGCTTTCTTCCATCTGCGTGGTCATTCATGGCTCGTTAGGTCACACCTTTCCGCTCTGGCGTGGCCAATTGCGCACTCGCCGTTTGCATCGGAGTGAACCTTTTGACGCACAAACAAGGGGATACCGCAGGGCCTGGTTCTGAGCACGGGACACGTTGAGAAATGTGCCAGCGCGTGGCTGGAATGTCAGTGCACGCACGATTCCACGTCGCCGCCGGGATGACGCTTTCAACTTACTACCGAATTTCACCCGGCAACAGCCGAGCTGCAAATTGTCCCGTGAAAGCGCCGGCCAAATGGGGCCGCGGACAAGCTCGCACGTGGTGCCGAGCATTCAAAGTGGGAAATAACacaccctgtcttttttttttttttttttaattcggcGCTCCCCCTCCCGTTCCTTCCCCCGTGACGCCGAGGCCGCCGGCTGCGTTTCCTGTCCCTCGGAGAGCGCCGCTCCCCCTTTTGTGGACATGACGACACAATCTGTTCACAGCGGGCGGGACCGTGTCGGAACCTGACTCACCGAGACGGGCCGGgccaaatagattttttttttttaaatgacatggaGCAATTAAGGTACTTTGGTGGCCTCACATGTAAACAAGGAGGCTGTCGGTTTCTGTTAAACGGAGTGGTCTGGCCGGGCGCGGGAAGTGAACATTCCAGTGCCGACGCAGCTACTCGGGATATCGTTTGTCGCGTTCCATTTTCCCATCTGACAGGCAgacgttcgttcgttcgttcgtcgGTTCACTTTGGGTGAAAAGCAGCAGACGAAAGAGAAGCGCCAGGTGCTATAAATAGCCGGCTTGTCAGCCGCCGCGCCAGCGTCAAGTCTGAAAACAAAGCGATGAGTTcggaggcgccgccgccagaCGGCAGCTGCTCCGATCCGAGCCAGAGGCCCCATAAAACAACTTTGCCGGAGAGCGAGCGGCCTTAAGCGGCAAAACGACTCACGCTTTGCACAAGTACGCACACTTCCAGAAGTAAAAATCGAGCTGCCGCCGCGCTAACGCGACCTTGCCCGAGGAGCGAAGCGTGCCGGCCAGATGATATCTCGGTAGGCAGTTTACAGTGACAGTCAGGTGAAGAGCGGAGGAGTAGGAGAATTTGGAGTGAAaagccatacacacacacacacacacacacacacacacacacacacacacacccttcataTTGGAGCAGCAGTCATCTCAATGCCCCCCCCTCGGGCCACATGGCCTCCACCACCCTGCCCCCGCCACACTCACAAGGCCCACGACGGAAGGATGTGGCCCGGCTGACTCCGCCCAGGCTCGGAGCCCAGCAAATGAGCACCTTGTGAAAAGCCGCACGGCACCGAAAGCCCGGCGAGGAATGTCCCCTGCTGCATTTCAGCGTGCCACAGAGCCCGTTTTGCACTCTGGGCCCGGCCAGcgtggacaaaaacaaaaagtccaaATCAAATATGCTTGGCTGGATTCTCGTGGCACAAAAGCTATTGGAGTGTCACGAGCCGTTGGCTTCTCCGGTTAACAGACGTCCGGCCCGCTTTACCTGGAAAGTCATCGTCCAGGTCCCCCGGTAGAGAAGAGTCCGAGTCCTCGGAGGAGGCTCGGCTCCTCCGGCTGGCGTTGCCcatccgagcgagcgagcgctccgcCGACACTTTTTGTCTGCTAACTAACGGCCGGCCGTCTGCTGGCATTTTTCGCAGGCCTGCTGAGAATGAGTCACCGCTCGCTCATGGTGATCACGCTGGCTTGACCCTCTTCCAAGGAAGCTCCACAAATAGCAGCGCTGGGCAGAGGAGGAAGTAGCGCTTCAACAAAGCAGAAGGCCACCACCACAGGTGCCGCCACaggtgccagccagccagctaggCAAGCCAAGCGTGGCAGGGGTTGGAAACGGCCCGCTTTGACACCAACAAATGACTCATCTTCAGAGACAAACGCAAAGAAGTCGCAGCCGTGCGCGAGATCCGGCACCTTCCGAAACTAAGTCCACGTTCGTGCTTCTCGGGCCAGCGACCATCGCCGAAGCCTCGCCGTTAGCTTCGTGTGGCTAATCACTAGCGAT
It encodes the following:
- the rapgef1b gene encoding rap guanine nucleotide exchange factor 1b isoform X2; its protein translation is MPADGRPLVSRQKVSAERSLARMGNASRRSRASSEDSDSSLPGDLDDDFPDSQRSHLSSFTMKLMDKFHSPKIKRTPSKKGKQLQPEPAAKSAEKPVNKKVSRLEEQEKEVVSALRYFKTIVDKMVVEKKKVLEMLPGSASKVLEAILPLVQGEARIQHSSALSSCHNRVYQSLANLIRWADHVMLEGIDLDDKENVTSVTNVIKAVLDGVKELVRLTIEKQEQPSPTNPNKATLPVSAAESGVPSESIEAETAAKAAPTAGPAEAPSDAADEDVAPPKPPLPEAKMAELRAQLSCDAGQRKPTPKENPPPALPPKKRQSAPSPTRVAVVAPMSRGSSLPCGVHRQHDHEQEFLQRRFSGGSQSYGGDSPRLSPCSSMGKLSKSDEQLSSVEQDSGQCSRNTSCETLDNTDNYDHDYDFLHQDLSVGDGLPPVPAGGCLSPLPESHSESSSPVPGQHPAHPRFSAPPPQHAPEYWTPQPGHGNPLARISAPPALPQKKRRSTQTPPFPDGGCKVYERYPSQYDNLSEEEPPPFPLFTPISPMPQTNGGVFVAQYICGDNADMGASPPPLPEKKSKHILQYMQFVEDYSEPQPSVFYQMPQSESIYEQRNKRFQEVYGFNDSFSSTDSVHEPLLPPALPPKQRQLASHSSSPSSSSSSSLSCHLQPSAAASEEAGSALGLSMSVSNCHLIGQAAVTTPTSVDQAALTSAIVPDGRGGGPGPAGSPSASATAARPPSESFLGDSLQASESANDEGGEGEYVNLYSSSRANGEPPRSLRETVTADGVVLQDPAPPTPSANGKEAVKLERRQESAEESEENVDELSLIDHKEIMSRITLKQEKDDGPDVRAGSGDILLVHATETDRKDLVLYCEAFLTTYRTFISPEDLIKKLHYRYTSFCHSPDTFKKRVSKNTFFVLVRVVDELCLVELTEDILKQLMDLVFTLVCNGELSLARVLRKNILDKVEQKKLLRYTNSLKPLAARGVSARPGTLHDFRSHEIADQLTLLDAELFYKIEIPEVLLWAKEQNEEKSPNLTQFTEHFNNMSYWVRSLIIQQEKAQDREKLLLKFIKIMKHLRKLNNFNSYLAILSALDSAPIRRLEWQKQTSEGLEEYCTLIDSSSSFRAYRAALAEVEPPCIPYLGLILQDLTFVHLGNPDLIDGKVNFSKRWQQFNILDSMRRFQQVHYELKRNDDIVSFFNDFSDHLAEEALWELSLKIKPRNIARRKTERDEKT
- the rapgef1b gene encoding rap guanine nucleotide exchange factor 1b isoform X1 — protein: MPADGRPLVSRQKVSAERSLARMGNASRRSRASSEDSDSSLPGDLDDDFPDSQRSHLSSFTMKLMDKFHSPKIKRTPSKKGKQLQPEPAAKSAEKPVNKKVSRLEEQEKEVVSALRYFKTIVDKMVVEKKKVLEMLPGSASKVLEAILPLVQGEARIQHSSALSSCHNRVYQSLANLIRWADHVMLEGIDLDDKENVTSVTNVIKAVLDGVKELVRLTIEKQEQPSPTNPNKATLPVSAAESGVPSESIEAETAAKAAPTAGPAEAPSDAADEDVAPPKPPLPEAKMAELRAQLSCDAGQRKPTPKEKYVSPIPPPALPPKKRQSAPSPTRVAVVAPMSRGSSLPCGVHRQHDHEQEFLQRRFSGGSQSYGGDSPRLSPCSSMGKLSKSDEQLSSVEQDSGQCSRNTSCETLDNTDNYDHDYDFLHQDLSVGDGLPPVPAGGCLSPLPESHSESSSPVPGQHPAHPRFSAPPPQHAPEYWTPQPGHGNPLARISAPPALPQKKRRSTQTPPFPDGGCKVYERYPSQYDNLSEEEPPPFPLFTPISPMPQTNGGVFVAQYICGDNADMGASPPPLPEKKSKHILQYMQFVEDYSEPQPSVFYQMPQSESIYEQRNKRFQEVYGFNDSFSSTDSVHEPLLPPALPPKQRQLASHSSSPSSSSSSSLSCHLQPSAAASEEAGSALGLSMSVSNCHLIGQAAVTTPTSVDQAALTSAIVPDGRGGGPGPAGSPSASATAARPPSESFLGDSLQASESANDEGGEGEYVNLYSSSRANGEPPRSLRETVTADGVVLQDPAPPTPSANGKEAVKLERRQESAEESEENVDELSLIDHKEIMSRITLKQEKDDGPDVRAGSGDILLVHATETDRKDLVLYCEAFLTTYRTFISPEDLIKKLHYRYTSFCHSPDTFKKRVSKNTFFVLVRVVDELCLVELTEDILKQLMDLVFTLVCNGELSLARVLRKNILDKVEQKKLLRYTNSLKPLAARGVSARPGTLHDFRSHEIADQLTLLDAELFYKIEIPEVLLWAKEQNEEKSPNLTQFTEHFNNMSYWVRSLIIQQEKAQDREKLLLKFIKIMKHLRKLNNFNSYLAILSALDSAPIRRLEWQKQTSEGLEEYCTLIDSSSSFRAYRAALAEVEPPCIPYLGLILQDLTFVHLGNPDLIDGKVNFSKRWQQFNILDSMRRFQQVHYELKRNDDIVSFFNDFSDHLAEEALWELSLKIKPRNIARRKTERDEKT
- the rapgef1b gene encoding rap guanine nucleotide exchange factor 1b isoform X5, whose product is MSGKIESKQDSQRSHLSSFTMKLMDKFHSPKIKRTPSKKGKQLQPEPAAKSAEKPVNKKVSRLEEQEKEVVSALRYFKTIVDKMVVEKKKVLEMLPGSASKVLEAILPLVQGEARIQHSSALSSCHNRVYQSLANLIRWADHVMLEGIDLDDKENVTSVTNVIKAVLDGVKELVRLTIEKQEQPSPTNPNKATLPVSAAESGVPSESIEAETAAKAAPTAGPAEAPSDAADEDVAPPKPPLPEAKMAELRAQLSCDAGQRKPTPKEKYVSPIPPPALPPKKRQSAPSPTRVAVVAPMSRGSSLPCGVHRQHDHEQEFLQRRFSGGSQSYGGDSPRLSPCSSMGKLSKSDEQLSSVEQDSGQCSRNTSCETLDNTDNYDHDYDFLHQDLSVGDGLPPVPAGGCLSPLPESHSESSSPVPGQHPAHPRFSAPPPQHAPEYWTPQPGHGNPLARISAPPALPQKKRRSTQTPPFPDGGCKVYERYPSQYDNLSEEEPPPFPLFTPISPMPQTNGGVFVAQYICGDNADMGASPPPLPEKKSKHILQYMQFVEDYSEPQPSVFYQMPQSESIYEQRNKRFQEVYGFNDSFSSTDSVHEPLLPPALPPKQRQLASHSSSPSSSSSSSLSCHLQPSAAASEEAGSALGLSMSVSNCHLIGQAAVTTPTSVDQAALTSAIVPDGRGGGPGPAGSPSASATAARPPSESFLGDSLQASESANDEGGEGEYVNLYSSSRANGEPPRSLRETVTADGVVLQDPAPPTPSANGKEAVKLERRQESAEESEENVDELSLIDHKEIMSRITLKQEKDDGPDVRAGSGDILLVHATETDRKDLVLYCEAFLTTYRTFISPEDLIKKLHYRYTSFCHSPDTFKKRVSKNTFFVLVRVVDELCLVELTEDILKQLMDLVFTLVCNGELSLARVLRKNILDKVEQKKLLRYTNSLKPLAARGVSARPGTLHDFRSHEIADQLTLLDAELFYKIEIPEVLLWAKEQNEEKSPNLTQFTEHFNNMSYWVRSLIIQQEKAQDREKLLLKFIKIMKHLRKLNNFNSYLAILSALDSAPIRRLEWQKQTSEGLEEYCTLIDSSSSFRAYRAALAEVEPPCIPYLGLILQDLTFVHLGNPDLIDGKVNFSKRWQQFNILDSMRRFQQVHYELKRNDDIVSFFNDFSDHLAEEALWELSLKIKPRNIARRKTERDEKT